acccattcgccgggctccggagtgggaaGGACTTGACTATCAGAGGGAAGCTGGTGCTTGATATCGGCAGCGAGGTACCCCGCACTCCGGAGATCTGCTAtgttctcctccgtcacggaggaggactcccacttgcctttggagcCAGCTCCGCCCATGGTCGGAGTAGGTGGTCATGGTGGGGAGAAATACGGAGACTTTGCGGGCGTagagagcttgggagattggaaggctgagGAGATGTGAAGGCATGGGGAGGAAAGGGGGTCCCttgccctcttataggcagtaCAAATACCAACCGCACCCACTCGTGCCTTGAATCTCGCCTATTCCCGATGAAGGCGTGCGCGGCAaacagttggattacccaaatatcaTTGATATGCAATCCCATATTAAGTGGGCACAATCTCtgttttgacaggacgtgccaattaGGCATGGCCTCTAAACACGGAAAGCGGGTGAAAACGGTTCAAACTGACGAAGGGCCAAGTCTGACGCTTCGTTGAAacagttgtcagtaaaagacactatTCTTATTCTTTATATATATCATGCCTTCatggctaagggttgtgtttattGCAAAAAGCCGGATACAATTCTTTTACAAAGGAAAGTTGATGTGTATTCtttaaggaacccgccttgcaatgctgaagacaatctgagcGCCGAATATATCATCGTTGAAGATAGGTTCAGGGGctattgtgggagtcctggactagggtgtCCTCAAGCATCCGGTCTATTGatttgggccagactgatgggccgtcaagatacaatatagaagattgtctctcgtgtccggtggggactctcacatgcgtggatggcaagtataggtgtccggatatttTATTCCTTTCTataaaaccaactttgtacaatcctaagcccctccggtgtctatataaaccagaaggTTAGATCGGAGGCAAAAACACAACATTATTATGCTAGCTATCTAGGGTTATccgaatcgatctcgaggtagatcaactcttgtaacNNNNNNNNNNNNNNNNNNNNNNNNNNNNNNNNNNNNNNNNNNNNNNNNNNNNNNNNNNNNNNNNNNNNNNNNNNNNNNNNNNNNNNNNNNNNNNNNNNNNNNNNNNNNNNNNNNNNNNNNNNNNNNNNNNNNNNNNNNNNNNNNNNNNNNNNNNNNNNNNNNNNNNNNNNNNNNNNNNNNNNNNNNNNNNNNNNNNNNNNNNNNNNNNNNNNNNNNNNNNNNNNNNNNNNNNNNNNNNNNNNNNNNNNNNNNNNNNNNNNNNNNNNNNNNNNNNNNNNNNNNNNNNNNNNNNNNNNNNNNNNNNNNNNNNNNNNNNNNNNNNNNNNNNNNNNNNNNNNNNNNNNNNNNNNNNNNNNNNNNNNNNNNNNNNNNNNNNNNNNNNNNNNNNNNNNNNNNNNNNNNNNNNNNNNNNNNNNNNNNNNNNNNNNNNNNNNNNNNNNNNNaggagtagggttttacctcctccattaagagggcccgaacctgggtaaatattgtgtcccttctCCATTCTTACCATTGATCTTCGGGCGCACAGCTTGGGCCCGCCTACCCgatatctgccggttttgacaccgacaatgagcaaTTCCCTCCTCATCCGTGACCACCTTTGCCAACATATTGGTTGCCAGAACCTCAACAACCAAAGATACCACCGACATGATGGATAGAGGTGCCTCCACTTGCTCACATGACAAAGGTGAATCACAACCCTCACATGAGGTCCCCGAAGTCGACCTTCAAATCTCCACCGACATAGGTGAAGTAGGACTCGACTCAGGCATAGCTCTTGAAGTTTAGGCATGATCTGCAGCTTCGGAGCGACGAGCACGTTGATGGTCTCTCCCTCAGAGGTAGACAACACAGGGACATGGCAAACATCGACGATAAATTGTGCCCAATATGAGGGGAGAAATAAACTCTACCCCTTGTCTTCTCCGGAGCCTACACGAGGCATGCCAGCAAGACGTGACGTGTAGTCTACAACATAGCTGACACAAGAGAGAGCCTACTCAAAGTAGCCTCCACCTGCTCCAGAAAACTCCCCGCTCATGTCAACCAGGCTCGCAACACCTTAGTCTGATATGCCAGAGAGAACTGTAGCACTACATCAAACGACTTTCCCGAGCGAGTGGTACCCGAGACGATTGATGCCCAAGACATGCGGTGAAGCGCCTCGTAGGAGAGTGCAGACTTCTTCAGACCCACACATGAACCTAGAGCCTGACGATATGCGATGCCGAACCGAGACACAGACGACACGACAACCCATGTGAGGGAGTTAAGTGGATACCAGGTATTTCGACACTCACGAGTATGGTGGTCGTTCTCCAAACAACATGTGCACCGAAAATGATCTCTACAAATAGTTGTGTCGTGCCTACGAGCGAGACATTTGCAACATCAACCATAAAGCCAAGCCGGGATGGGTCGGGGAGCCATTGTTGGGTTTGGTGATGTTTGTCACCGTAGGCCACGCCGCGgcaatgttggaaatatgtcctagaggaaataataaaaggattgttattatatttccttgttcatgataattgtcttttattcatgctataattgtgttatccggaaatcgtaatacatgtgtgaatacatagaccacaatatgtccctagtgagcctctagttgactagcccgttgatcaacagatagtcatggtttcctgactatggacattggatgtcattgataacgggatcacatcattaggtgaatgatgtgatggacaagacccaatcctaagcatagcacaagatcgtgtagtttgtttgctagagcttttccaatgtcaagtatcttttccttagaccatgagatcgtgtaactcccggatatcttaggagtgctttgggtgtaccaaacgtcacaacgtaactgggtgactataaaggtatactacgggtatctccgaaagtatctgttgggttgacacagatcgagactgggatttgtcactccgtaagacggagaggtatctctgggcccactaggtaatgcatcatcataatgagctcaaagtgaccaagtgtctggtcacgggatcatgcattatggtacgagtaaagtgacttgccggtaacgagattgaacgaggtattgggataccgacgatcgaatctcgggcaagtaacataccgattgacaaagggaattgtatacggggttgcttgaatcctcgacatcgtggttcatctgatgagatcatcgaggagcatgtaggagacaacatgggtatccagatcccgcagttggttattgaccggagagccgtctcggtcatgtctacgtgtctcccgaacccgtagggtctacacacttaaggttcggtgacactagggttgtagagatattggtatgcagcaaaccaaaagttgttcggagtcccggatgatatcccggacgtcacgaggagttccggaatggtccggaggtaaagaattatatatgggaagtcgagtttcagccatcgggaaagtttcgggggtcaccggtattgtaccgggaccaccggaagggtcccgggggtccaccgagtggggccacccatgccggagggccccatgggctgaagtgggaggggaaccagcccctggtgggctggtgcgccccccttgggcccccctgcgcctagggttgggaaccctaggggagggggcgcctccacttgctttggggggcaaggcaccccccttggtcggcgcccccctaggagatcccatctcctagggccggcgcccccctggggaccctatatatagagggggggagggagggcagccggacccttgcacttggcgcctcccttcccccttgctacacctctccctcccgcagacgcttggcgaagccctgccgggatccctgctgcatccaccaccacgccgtcatgctgctggatcttcatcaacctctccttccccctttctggatcaagaaggaggagacgtcacgctgaccgtatgtgtgttgaacgcggaggtgccgtccgttcggcgctaggatctccggtgatttggatcacgacgagtatgactccctcaaccccgttctcttgaacgcttccgctcgatctacaagggtatgtagatgcactcctctctctcgttgctagatgaactcatagattgatcttggtgaaaccgtagaaaaaaaatatattttctgcaacgttccccaacaggcaacACCTCGTGCCACCCTAGCCCTTCATGGTCTCATGCCCCATACACGACAGAGCGGACAGAGCCTTGGAAGCCGGTGGTGTCTGCGGACTATCTAATTGTGGCCGCTGCTCTCGCCGTTGCTGGCGAGGGAGGCCCACCTCACTGGACATGCTAGTTATCaaccagagggggtgaatgggagattttttatggaagtcttcgaaCAGGCAATGTCTTTGAAGACGCGGAAGCAATATCAATGTGAAGCAATACTAGACAAAAGTACAACTACGCTAAGCATGCAATCAGAATGAAGACAAAGCAATCAACACAGAAGATAGCATGCAAACTAAGTAGCAGCAGAGAGAAAACATGCGAACAAACATGCATACACACTTAAGTACAACTAGGCTGAATATACATAAAAGCATGGTAACAAAAGTCGTTAGTCAAAGTCTTCACACATGGGAGCAAGCAAAGTCTTCATAGTACTAAACAGAAAGTAAAGAagtgaagagatagaaccagttgctccaaGAAGACACAATCTTTGTCTAACCAATtttagttgttgtgacaactgtacgtctggttggagatgCTGTGATTAAACTAGAAATACCAAGTCTTCAACTTATTCTCCTGGAGCTAAGGTAGACcatgcccaatcactcaggtaagtcttcaaagtAAACTTTGATGACGTTCTTGCCTGATTTTCTCCCAAGGCAGCGCCCTCGACAACTTTGATGATGTTCTGGTCTGATTTTTGGCGACATATTTGGCCATCAACAGGCATGTGCGTATTCTACGACAATTTTCAGTGTCACGTAAAAAACTCGACAGGTTAGAAAAATGATTAAAAAATGGCGCGATGGGGATCACAATGAAGTTACTATTTTCTCCCATGGCAGAGTTTTGAACATATTAAAATCAAACTGGTAGGGGACTTGAGTTGGGGACTTGAGTTGAGATGCTCGTATCGAAATCCACTGATGGCGGTACTACAAAAGGTCATAATTTCTTAATAGGTTTCACCTTTGAACATACATGACATGTGCATCATCAGCACATCAGTACCAACACTAGCATAAAACATGGCCTGCAAAGGTGGAGGATCATGAGGCAACACGACAGAAAAACAGAACTACTCCTCATCTGGTTCAACAATAATGAAAAATCCATGTTGTATATGTTGACTACTTTTCTCCACCCGTTAAGGACTATCCTTCCATCATCTGCTCCTGAAGCTGGGTATGAAGATGAATTGACATTGACTCTAGGATGGAGAATAATGGTCAGTTCACTATTTGCACCCATCTCCTTAAGTCGAGTATGAAGATTTTGCCATGGCATAAGTCTGGGGCCAATCAAATTCCGCCTAAACTAAGCACTTGCGTAGTAGTATTACTCTAATCACGAACAATGATGTACAAGGCTGGATATTGTTCTTGGAAACTAGCATTCCTTAGCCAGATGTCCTCTCGGAAATGAGTCTCCGACCCGTCTTTTATCACGAAGGACCCAAAGCCGGAAAaatgtttctttgccgccattaggccaACCCAAAAGTGTGACTCGCAGGTTTCTAATAGGCCCGAGACACATCCTTTTGGCCTAAATACTTATTGCGCAGCATGGTTTGCCAAACATCATCCTCAATAAGAAATTTGAGCAACCATTTACTAAGTAGGGTATCATTCTTGACCTAATTGGTCTCCTATGCAGGGAGTTTTTTGAAGCTCACCTCTGCGAGGGAGTATTCATGAGGAACTCTCCCAATTGAGATCAATGATTCACTTGCCCTTTGCCATGGACATTACCATATTGATATCTTGGGCCATTTGGAATCCTTGAAAGAGTTCATCTTCAGATGAGTTACACCGAACCTGGTTTACACAAGAGGAACTCATATGCTCCTCTGTCAGAATGGGTCCGATCTTTGCAACTAGAGCTCTTCGTTGTTGTCGAAAATTTCTTCTTAAGAGGTGACTAGGCAGCCTTAGCACATTTTGTTTTTGTGTGTGCAGTAATTTAGCTCATAGTTTTAGACCATAGCTCCTTGTCTTACCTTTTGACATAATAACAATTTAAAATTTATATAAAAAGTACTCTATTGGAAGAAGTTCCTACAAGTTCGAGTCAGAAAAAACTGAACCATCCATCAAAGGTCTTTTAGCCCAAGCAATGAGCATTCACTGAGATAATTCTTCTCTCTGACAAGTGCAACCAGATACGTGTTTGATTAACTGATTCACAATGTCTCACAAAACCGTGCCACTTGCATGAAGTTCACAAGTTGGAATCAGTAAATTACTACTCTGATTCCTCAACGAGTGTCCCCATGTCATTGCTACTTCCATGACCAATCCCTTTGAAAATCTAAACCTTCTGAGTTTTGACCTTCATTCACTGGTTGCTCACCTCTCTCACTTGTTGTTCTTTTATAGTAGATCACCACTTGTCTCCCTTGTGCTTGCATCTCCTTGGTGTCGACCCAACCAATCTTAGGTCGTTCGAGGACATCTTCTCGGGCAGGAGCAGTTGTAGCATGACGGCGACGGCCGGGCAGCCTTCCTTGATCCCTCATCGGTGAGAACAGCATCAGTTCGAGCAGCCTGGCTTTGCTCCTCTTCCCATTTTGTCTCCCTTCCCATTTTGTCTCCGCTCCAGTACCAGCCATGCAACCGCCCCCGGAGTCCACCGGCGACGCGCTCGCGGAGTGCCTCCGCCTGTTGGATGAGCTCCCAGCCGCGGCAGCTTTGTCTCCGGCCTTCCGCCGCCACTGGCCGTCCATCTCGGCCTCCCTCTCGTCGCTCTCGGCCTCCCTCTCCCACCCCGCCTTCCCGCGCTCCGCGCCGCTCCTCGCTCCCCTCGCCTCCGCGCTCTCGGCGCTCATGTCTGTCTGCAGCGGCCCTCCTCTCGGCCACCTCCACACCGTCTCGCTCctctcctcctccgctgcctcgcTCTCCCAGCTCGCAGCCGACGCGAGCCTGCTCGTCTCGCCGGCCGACGGTGATGGGTCCGAGTCCGACAGCCTGCTCCCCCGCCTCCGGCTTGGCTCCTTCGTCTCCCGAGCCGCGGCGCTGGACTCGCTCGCCGAGTCTGTCCTGTCGTCCCAGCCGGCGTCCTGCTCTGCCGCTGCCGTGTCCGCGGTCGCCGGGATGCTcgactccggcgacctcctcccggCCACCCGCGACAAGGCCGTgtccctgctggccgccttcgcgtCCTCCGAGGCCACGTGCCAGTTCCTGGCTCAGGAGTCGGGCACCGTCGTGCCCCACCTCTGCCGCGCGCTGGAGTCCGGCGGCGCCAGCGCGGAGCAGGCATGCGTCGCGCTGGAACAGCTCACCACCTCGTCACGGGACGCGGCGGCGACTGTGGCGGCTCGTGGCGGCGTGGCCGCGCTCCTCGTGGCATGCGCAGCCGGCACCCCGGCGTCGCAGGCCGCAGCCGCGGGCGTGCTCCGGAACATCGCCGCGTTCCCGGACCTGCTCCCCGCGTTCCGCGAGGAGGGCGCGATCCCCTTGCTCGTGCAGCTCGTCTCGCTGGGAACCCCGCGGGGGCAGGAGCACGCGCTCGGCTGCCTCCGGAACCTAACGGCCAGCGACGGCGACGAGGGCCAGAGCCTCAAGGTCGAGGCGTTCCAAGCAGGCGCTCTCGGCTGCGTCAAGGACTTCCTGGACTCGTGCCGCGGCGACGAGCCGGGCCTCGCGCCGGCGTTCGGGCTGCTCCGCAACATGGCCTCCTTCCGCCTCATCGCGGAGATAGCCGTGTCCGCCAGCTTCATCAGCCACGTGGTGACCGCGCTGGGCAGCGACGAGGCCAACACCCGCACGGAGGCCGCCATGGCGCTGGCAGAGCTCTGCAACGTCGGCAGCGGCAAGGCGAgggaggaggtcggggaggcgATGCCGAGGCTGGTGTGGATGCTGGAGGCCAAGGCCGTGGCGGAGAGGGACGCCGCCGCGAGGGCGCTGGCCACGCTGGTCGCCGCGAGCGGCAGCTACCGGGCGCTGTTCcggaaggaggagatggggatcgTGAACGTGGTCCGGCTGCTGGACCCGGCGGTCCGGGGCGGCGACAAGCGGTTCCCCGTGGCGGTGCTGCTGGGCGTGTCGCAGTCCCGGCGGTGCCGGAAGCAGATGGTGGCCGCCGGCGCGTGCGGGTTCGTGCAGGCGCTGCTGGCCGCGGAggtggacggcgccaagaagctcTCCGAGTGCCTCGGCCGGGGCAAGATGCTCGGCGTGTACCCCCGGACATGACACGACGGCGATCCATCCGACCCGGCGATCATCGATCTTGCCTTGTACAGTACGTACCACGGATTCAGCTCGTGCTTCTTTTTCCTCTGTACGAATCTCTGTATATTGTTGTTTTTCAGAGTTAGATGACGATGATGAGTGTTTTCGTCCGTGTGCGTACAACCAATAAGAACATGGAGAAGATTGTAAGTTTGTACAACCAATCTGTGATGGAATTATTCACCGTGGAATCTGACTGACGAACAGAAGATGTTCAGAGGACTTGATAGTGCACGCTGCTTCTGCTCATCACAGTCATTGTGTAGGTGCGATCGCATCAACTGAAGTGTATTAATGCCGGCAACTGCGACATTACGAATTAATTATTGGCTGCTAACGATCCTTGTGGCTAAGATCATCTTGTTGGAGGGCAGTCAGCTAGGCAGCAGGTTGTTTCCGTGGTCATGAGCTGGTTGCTAGGGGGGCAGGCACTTTCTCTGAAAGGAAATGCTACAGGTTGGCACTGATTTCCAAAGAGGGGAATAGATGCATGTCATGTTACTCTTCCTGATTGTTCTTCCTTTTTTTCTGCTCTGCAAAGAAACAAACGGTTTGGCGCCGCATTCATGAACCAAATAAATGGTGTGGGCATCGCATCGCATCGCGGCGTCAGATTCAGATTTGGGGTGGGTGTGGCGTTGCAGCATCTGAAGAACCCTGCATGCATTTTTCTTTTCTTAAAACGACTAATCGTGCTGGTCAACCGTTGATAATCATGTACTACTCGTGTTGCTTCTTCCAAGCTGCATGCATGGTGCGCAGTCAGTCACGTGGCCACTGACGGAGCTTGTAGAAATGTGGAATGGCAGGGCCAGGCTGTTGATACAAGCTGCGGGAACAGCAGCGTGGCGTGGCATGTTCTCCCTGATCTGGCGCGCAGAATCATGCCCTGAACCTTCCCCTGAGATGAGACCTCTGTAGATTAGTCGATCATGTGACCCCATGCCATGCTTGCCCATCCACATGGCCAAACAAACGATCAAtcagtcgatgccgaggcacctatCTATCACCCCCTTTCTCTATCACCATGGTGGATTATATTAAGCGGATGAAAATAGTTTCTTCGCCCGTGATTACTGCGACCAGAAAACGTACGGTGCTACGAGGAAGAATCCTCCCCCGACTAGCCAAGCCAACGATCAAAGACTCCACAATCAAACCTGCAGCAaataaaatgtactccctccgtccgaaatactcgtcgaagaaatggatgtatcCTTCGAAATGCTGTCATACCGCATCGATGGCTTCAACTATCTCCGTCCGTCCGTGCAATCTGCTCCAACCATAATTCTTTCTGCTGCAACCAACGGTTACCTGCCTGCCAGAATGAGTAAGGCCATCACGAGGCACTACTACTCGCTTGATTAGTTGGGAGACCGGCAACGACGTACGGCGCCTTCGtcatgtacttcctcc
Above is a window of Triticum dicoccoides isolate Atlit2015 ecotype Zavitan chromosome 5B, WEW_v2.0, whole genome shotgun sequence DNA encoding:
- the LOC119312508 gene encoding U-box domain-containing protein 11-like: MQPPPESTGDALAECLRLLDELPAAAALSPAFRRHWPSISASLSSLSASLSHPAFPRSAPLLAPLASALSALMSVCSGPPLGHLHTVSLLSSSAASLSQLAADASLLVSPADGDGSESDSLLPRLRLGSFVSRAAALDSLAESVLSSQPASCSAAAVSAVAGMLDSGDLLPATRDKAVSLLAAFASSEATCQFLAQESGTVVPHLCRALESGGASAEQACVALEQLTTSSRDAAATVAARGGVAALLVACAAGTPASQAAAAGVLRNIAAFPDLLPAFREEGAIPLLVQLVSLGTPRGQEHALGCLRNLTASDGDEGQSLKVEAFQAGALGCVKDFLDSCRGDEPGLAPAFGLLRNMASFRLIAEIAVSASFISHVVTALGSDEANTRTEAAMALAELCNVGSGKAREEVGEAMPRLVWMLEAKAVAERDAAARALATLVAASGSYRALFRKEEMGIVNVVRLLDPAVRGGDKRFPVAVLLGVSQSRRCRKQMVAAGACGFVQALLAAEVDGAKKLSECLGRGKMLGVYPRT